Part of the Prochlorococcus sp. MIT 0603 genome is shown below.
TTTTAAAGGTGAAATAGTAAAAAGCCTTAGCATAACCAAAATCAACTGAGGCAAAGGGAGTGTGTTAGCCAAAAATCTAGACCAATCCTCCTTAGGCAGTCGAAAGAAAGTTGCAAAGAAACTTCTTAACAATGCCTCATCAAAACTCATTAAACGTTTTAAGCCAAACTGATATAAACGATGTCTTTGCACTAGTTCTTTTGTCCATAAAACCTTCCAACCTTTTTCTGCCAATTTAGCTGAATTCAAAGCTGGCTCAATTGACATTGACTGAGACAATACTTTAGCCAAATCTGGAGCTCGTCTTAAAAGAGCCCCAACCATATAACCAGAAGCAGGGTGAACCATGCTTGCAGATCCACCAAAAGCAAGAATAGGCTGGTCACGATCAGGCAAAGGAAGATTCATTGGAAATAAGCAATGTTCTTCATCTAAAACCTCTTGTATCTCTATCCCTCTCTTAGCCAACCTTGCTATTAAACGTTGTTTCAATTTACTCCAAGACAATGGGGGAGAACATGCAAGTGAGGTCTCTTCTACAAAAAATAATTCATCTCCAAAATCCATTGCATATAAAAAGGAAGGTGGTTCTTTCAATTCATTCTCTGTTAGATGATTAGATCTAAAATCCATTAAAACAAATCTATTTTTCTCTACAGGCGGTAAATTAAATCTTCCTACAACTCCATATGCTGCCTGTTGAGCTACTGCTCCATGATTAGGTCGACGTATAAAAGGACTTCTATGTCCACTTGCATCAACAACAATTCTGGCTCTATAAATATTTCCTGATGTACAAATTACTTCAGTAATTTTTTCGACATATCTTATGCTTTCTGCTGTTTCAATAAGCCAATCTAGACCTGAACATTTATCCAAAAGTGCATTTTGAAAGGCAGCCTGATCAAAAAGCCCATAATCAAAATCATGAGAAATTGGATCCACTCCATCAAAGCCCTCACCATTTCCAAAATAACTAACAGTGTCTTTCCAGCGGTGACCTAATAGTGACGCCATGCCAAGAGACTCAAGTTCTTCTGCCCATATGCCATAAGTATTAGTCCATGGTTTTTGGGGAGAATGTGATGCTAATGCACTTACGTCCAATCCTTGCTGAATCAACTCTGAAGCTATGCAAAGGGCAGCTGGTCCTGCACCCATAACCAATACATCGGAACAATTTTCCAATTTCAATCTTTAGTTATGTTTTCAACTTCAACATCATTAGTTGA
Proteins encoded:
- the crtL gene encoding lycopene beta cyclase; its protein translation is MKLENCSDVLVMGAGPAALCIASELIQQGLDVSALASHSPQKPWTNTYGIWAEELESLGMASLLGHRWKDTVSYFGNGEGFDGVDPISHDFDYGLFDQAAFQNALLDKCSGLDWLIETAESIRYVEKITEVICTSGNIYRARIVVDASGHRSPFIRRPNHGAVAQQAAYGVVGRFNLPPVEKNRFVLMDFRSNHLTENELKEPPSFLYAMDFGDELFFVEETSLACSPPLSWSKLKQRLIARLAKRGIEIQEVLDEEHCLFPMNLPLPDRDQPILAFGGSASMVHPASGYMVGALLRRAPDLAKVLSQSMSIEPALNSAKLAEKGWKVLWTKELVQRHRLYQFGLKRLMSFDEALLRSFFATFFRLPKEDWSRFLANTLPLPQLILVMLRLFTISPLKVKLGMIGLVKV